A part of Larkinella insperata genomic DNA contains:
- a CDS encoding NAD(P)/FAD-dependent oxidoreductase has translation MLNFDKLSLNIPETTKPRVVIIGGGFGGLNLVKKLNGKDFQIVMFDKQNYHGFWPLLYQVATAGLEPDAIAEPLRKMFDEDYEDFHFRLVRVLGVDPVAKTVKTMIGDLRYDYLVIATGTKANFFGNEQVQKYSFSLKTIPEALDLRSQLLQSFEQASITVDSQLREGLLNFVVVGAGPTGVEMAGSLAEMRKHVLPGDYPGLDFSKMNIYLVEGLDRVLPPMSPEASAKTHKYLEELGVNVKLKTLVESYDGEVVTFKGGEQIRAQTVVWAAGVTGALIDGLPKEIIGRGGRLMVNEFNQVEGFTDIFAIGDIALMRTEKYPNGHPGVAQPAIQQGRHLAKNLRRLLRREPMTKFDYFDKGSLAIIGRVRAVADLPGNLHLGGFIAWVAWLFVHIYYLIGFRSKLVVLSNWIYRLFTYERGTRLIIRPFVRKDDKEAQEFVVKNEMS, from the coding sequence ATGCTGAATTTTGATAAACTTTCACTCAATATTCCCGAAACGACCAAACCACGGGTGGTTATCATCGGTGGTGGATTTGGGGGGCTCAATCTGGTTAAAAAACTGAATGGCAAAGATTTCCAGATTGTGATGTTCGATAAGCAGAACTACCACGGTTTCTGGCCGCTGCTGTATCAGGTTGCTACTGCGGGGCTGGAACCCGACGCCATTGCCGAGCCGCTCCGCAAAATGTTCGACGAAGATTACGAGGATTTCCACTTCCGGCTGGTGCGGGTTCTGGGCGTTGATCCGGTGGCGAAAACCGTGAAGACGATGATCGGTGACCTGCGCTACGATTATCTGGTCATTGCAACCGGAACCAAGGCTAATTTCTTTGGCAATGAGCAGGTGCAGAAGTATTCATTTTCGCTCAAAACCATTCCCGAAGCGCTGGACCTGCGCAGCCAGTTGCTGCAATCGTTCGAACAGGCCAGCATCACGGTTGATTCGCAGCTTCGTGAAGGGCTGCTGAATTTTGTGGTTGTCGGGGCGGGGCCAACCGGGGTAGAAATGGCCGGTTCGCTGGCGGAAATGCGGAAGCACGTGCTGCCGGGTGATTATCCGGGCCTGGATTTCAGCAAAATGAATATTTACCTGGTGGAAGGGCTGGACCGGGTTCTGCCGCCGATGTCGCCCGAAGCCAGTGCCAAAACGCATAAATACCTGGAAGAACTGGGGGTGAACGTCAAACTGAAAACGCTGGTTGAATCCTACGACGGCGAGGTGGTTACCTTCAAAGGCGGGGAGCAAATCCGGGCACAGACGGTAGTCTGGGCGGCTGGCGTCACGGGCGCGCTCATCGACGGTCTGCCGAAAGAAATCATTGGCCGGGGCGGTCGGCTAATGGTCAACGAATTCAATCAGGTCGAGGGCTTCACCGATATTTTTGCCATCGGTGACATTGCCCTGATGAGAACCGAAAAATACCCGAATGGGCACCCGGGTGTAGCGCAACCCGCCATTCAGCAGGGAAGACACCTGGCGAAAAACTTACGCCGACTGCTTCGCCGGGAGCCGATGACTAAGTTTGATTATTTCGACAAAGGCTCGCTGGCCATCATCGGACGCGTACGGGCCGTAGCCGATTTGCCCGGTAACTTACACCTTGGCGGCTTCATTGCCTGGGTAGCCTGGCTGTTTGTTCATATTTATTATTTGATTGGGTTCCGCAGTAAGCTGGTGGTGCTGAGCAACTGGATTTACCGGTTGTTTACCTACGAGCGCGGAACGCGACTTATTATTCGGCCCTTCGTCCGAAAAGACGACAAGGAAGCCCAGGAGTTTGTTGTAAAGAATGAAATGTCCTGA
- a CDS encoding TonB-dependent receptor produces the protein MMLCLLLSGYCGWSQPQYTIRGKVSEEGRGTVLAGVHVYVPENMLGTTTNVRGAFALTLPAQDSLTLVFSHVGYQTVQKTIAFQSDQELEIALPVGQLLEELKVRATTERVAENAQMSQIGVSAEEIAKIPALLGEKDVLRVLQLLPGVQKGSEGNTGIYVRGGGPDQNLILLDDAVIYNSGHLLGFFSAFNGSTVRSIELTKGGFPARFGGRLSSVIEVNTREGNSEKLAGEASAGLVSSRLLLEGPLGKKKADKSPATFLIAGRRTYIDLLSNLLMPSTQPQAVQSNTFFYDLNARLNYTLGRKDKLFLSGYWGRDAFINNQATSGSPLQGSLNWRNSTATLRWNRILSDQVLFNVSLIYNQYQLNVANEGLAELDTTGLRYSLRYRSGIRDLSLKYAVEFYPTNHQIRFGLQTTQHRFTPGAVVTAGDREPTSPGVFIDALESGLYGEDTWHPASRWRLNAGFRLSHFLMLQTGKLATDGKAMDQTNFPIPIIGLLIGLAPRTSRPVQYFRAEPRLSAAFQIDSSTAIKASYALMNQYAHLLSNNGMGLPADLWIPTTARIKPQQAQQFAVGLAKDFIHPTNPSRNLTFTLEGYYKLLQNTISYAEGTSFLNTETSKSASPTPWENNITTGRGWSYGSEVFLQKKTGRLTGWIGYTLSWTWWQFPSLNGGAKFTPRYDRRHDASVVGIYEIKPGITLSWTWVYGTGQALTLPISRFSGYENRPTYYVGAGKPHQQLFGLGPNVKEYSGRNGFRAESYHRLDVGCRFFKQRKHYARTWEVGVYNLYNRRNPFYYSLEGKDQGPGKQSKSVLYKYSLFPVVPSVSYTIAF, from the coding sequence ATGATGCTATGCCTTCTCCTTTCCGGTTACTGTGGCTGGAGTCAGCCACAGTATACGATCCGTGGAAAGGTTTCTGAAGAGGGACGCGGCACCGTGCTGGCCGGTGTGCACGTGTATGTCCCCGAAAACATGCTCGGCACTACGACCAACGTCCGGGGGGCGTTTGCCTTAACGCTGCCCGCTCAGGACAGTCTGACGTTGGTCTTCTCGCACGTGGGTTATCAGACGGTCCAGAAAACGATTGCGTTTCAAAGCGACCAGGAACTGGAGATTGCGTTGCCGGTTGGACAGCTTCTGGAGGAATTAAAGGTTCGTGCCACAACGGAGCGGGTCGCCGAAAACGCGCAGATGAGTCAGATTGGCGTTTCGGCGGAAGAGATCGCCAAGATTCCGGCCCTGTTGGGAGAAAAAGACGTTTTGCGGGTCCTGCAATTGCTCCCGGGTGTCCAGAAAGGCTCCGAGGGCAATACCGGCATTTACGTCCGGGGCGGGGGCCCCGACCAGAATTTAATCCTGCTCGACGACGCCGTTATTTACAATTCCGGGCATTTGCTGGGCTTTTTTTCAGCGTTTAACGGCAGTACCGTTCGCAGCATCGAACTCACAAAGGGCGGTTTTCCTGCCCGCTTTGGCGGACGGCTTTCCTCCGTTATCGAAGTAAATACCCGGGAAGGAAATTCGGAAAAACTGGCTGGCGAAGCCAGTGCGGGTCTGGTTTCGTCACGGCTGTTGCTGGAAGGGCCGCTTGGCAAAAAGAAGGCGGATAAATCGCCTGCAACGTTCCTGATCGCGGGGCGCCGAACCTACATCGACTTGCTCAGTAACCTGCTTATGCCTTCTACTCAACCGCAGGCGGTTCAGAGCAATACCTTTTTTTACGACCTGAACGCCCGGCTGAACTACACGCTCGGCCGGAAAGATAAACTTTTTCTAAGCGGCTACTGGGGCCGCGACGCCTTCATCAACAACCAGGCGACGAGTGGCAGTCCGTTACAGGGCAGTCTGAACTGGCGAAATTCCACCGCCACGCTCCGCTGGAACCGCATCCTTTCGGACCAGGTCTTGTTTAACGTTTCGCTAATCTACAATCAATACCAGCTCAATGTTGCCAACGAAGGCTTGGCTGAACTTGACACGACCGGACTGCGGTATTCGCTCCGGTATCGGTCCGGCATTCGGGACCTCTCCCTGAAATACGCCGTTGAATTTTACCCGACCAACCACCAGATTCGGTTTGGCCTCCAGACCACGCAACACCGCTTTACCCCCGGCGCCGTGGTGACGGCAGGAGACCGCGAGCCTACCTCGCCCGGTGTGTTTATTGACGCCCTGGAATCCGGTCTGTACGGCGAAGACACCTGGCATCCGGCATCCCGCTGGCGGTTGAACGCCGGTTTCCGGCTCAGCCACTTTCTGATGCTTCAAACGGGGAAGCTGGCCACCGACGGCAAGGCAATGGACCAGACCAACTTCCCCATTCCAATCATCGGTCTGCTCATCGGCTTAGCCCCCAGAACCAGCCGCCCCGTTCAGTATTTCAGGGCGGAACCGCGGTTGTCGGCGGCTTTCCAGATCGACAGTTCCACGGCCATTAAAGCTTCGTATGCGCTGATGAACCAGTATGCCCACCTGCTGTCGAACAACGGCATGGGGTTGCCCGCCGATTTGTGGATCCCCACTACCGCGCGCATCAAACCCCAGCAGGCTCAGCAGTTTGCCGTTGGCCTGGCTAAAGATTTCATCCATCCCACCAATCCCAGCCGAAACCTGACTTTTACGCTGGAAGGTTATTACAAACTTCTCCAGAACACCATCAGCTACGCGGAAGGCACCAGCTTCTTGAACACAGAAACGTCAAAGTCGGCCAGTCCGACTCCGTGGGAGAACAATATCACGACGGGCCGGGGCTGGTCGTACGGCAGTGAAGTTTTTCTGCAAAAGAAAACCGGACGCCTGACGGGCTGGATTGGCTACACCCTTTCTTGGACCTGGTGGCAATTTCCGAGCCTGAATGGGGGCGCGAAATTTACCCCCCGCTACGACCGGCGACACGATGCCTCCGTGGTGGGTATATACGAAATTAAGCCCGGAATTACGCTGTCGTGGACCTGGGTCTACGGCACCGGCCAGGCCCTGACGCTGCCCATTTCCCGGTTTTCGGGCTACGAAAACCGCCCGACCTACTACGTCGGCGCGGGAAAACCGCATCAGCAATTGTTCGGCCTCGGGCCCAACGTCAAGGAATACAGTGGTCGCAACGGCTTCCGGGCTGAATCGTACCACCGGCTGGATGTAGGCTGCCGCTTTTTTAAACAGCGAAAGCACTACGCCCGCACCTGGGAGGTTGGCGTTTATAACCTGTATAACCGGCGCAATCCGTTTTATTACTCCCTGGAAGGGAAAGATCAGGGACCGGGTAAACAATCAAAAAGCGTGTTATACAAATATTCACTGTTCCCGGTGGTTCCGTCGGTTAGTTACACGATAGCTTTTTAA
- a CDS encoding TonB-dependent receptor, whose product MKHFFLFCLIFFGIGTPVLAQPSPGRPLVTVSGYVYETGSREALIGVNVYLPGTSTGTTTNTYGFYSLTLPARDSLTLAFSFVGYEPVQQTVSLRKNQDVTVLLTPGQVLSEVTVSGSRNQEKVSESPQMSKVDIPVAQIKKIPAFLGEKDVLKVLQLMPGVQKGSEGSTGIYVRGGGPDQNLIMLDDAIVYNANHLFGFFSVFNGDALKSVELIKGGFPARFGGRLSSVIEMNMKEGNKEKLHGEGGIGLIASRLTLEGPITKKKSGARSSGTRSSSFLVSARRTYLDFLARPIIKQQTDGQTVAGYYFYDLNAKANYDFGPKNKLYLSGYFGQDRFYADDKESLTKINLDWGNTTATLRWNHLFTQRLFSNLSLIFSNYKFQIRADERDAVTADLFSLRYSSGIRDFSLKYDVDFYPSPQHSLRFGVQSTAHRFTPSAVVLQNTLINQFTTEIDAIDVLESGLYAEDNWRPNARWRINAGIRLSHFVQKQVNYLRPEPRISAAYILKPSLSVKASYALMNQYVHLLSNTGIGLPTDLWVPTTDQVKPQQSQQVAIGLAKDFNDRQTGRGLTLTVEGYYKTMNSIINYREGASFLLVNDPTSANQVRWEDNVTAGRGWSYGGEFLLQKKAGRFTGWTGYTLSWTQWQFPELNFGRKFFPRYDRRHDISLVGIYELSPRITLSGTWVYGTGNALTVPLAKYQAATHQPNPIINNDNSFINSFFSYGRAVNDYSTKNSFRAEAYHRMDFGIQFHKKKRRHERTWEVSVYNLYNRRNPFFYQLTTQTKEQTNQPTRTVFQRYSVFPIVPSVTYGFKF is encoded by the coding sequence ATGAAGCACTTCTTCCTGTTTTGCCTGATTTTTTTTGGAATTGGAACCCCAGTTCTGGCCCAGCCATCGCCCGGCCGACCCCTTGTAACGGTCAGTGGCTACGTTTACGAAACCGGCAGCCGGGAAGCGCTGATTGGCGTGAATGTGTACCTGCCGGGCACCTCCACCGGCACCACCACCAACACCTACGGCTTTTACTCGCTGACCCTACCCGCCCGGGACAGCCTCACGCTGGCGTTTTCCTTCGTCGGCTACGAACCCGTTCAGCAAACCGTCTCGTTGCGGAAAAACCAGGACGTTACGGTGTTGCTGACGCCCGGCCAAGTTCTTTCGGAGGTTACCGTGAGCGGCAGCCGCAACCAGGAAAAAGTGAGCGAAAGCCCTCAGATGAGCAAAGTAGACATCCCCGTCGCTCAAATCAAAAAGATACCGGCTTTTCTGGGGGAGAAAGACGTGCTGAAAGTGCTGCAACTCATGCCGGGGGTGCAGAAAGGCTCTGAGGGCAGCACCGGCATCTACGTGCGCGGGGGCGGACCCGACCAGAACCTGATCATGCTCGACGACGCCATTGTGTACAACGCCAACCACCTGTTTGGCTTTTTCTCGGTCTTCAACGGCGATGCCCTCAAGAGCGTGGAACTGATCAAGGGCGGTTTCCCGGCCCGCTTTGGCGGACGGCTTTCCTCCGTTATTGAGATGAACATGAAGGAGGGCAACAAGGAGAAGCTGCACGGCGAGGGCGGCATTGGCCTCATCGCGTCCCGACTGACGCTCGAAGGACCCATCACGAAAAAGAAATCCGGCGCGCGTTCGTCCGGGACACGTTCGTCTTCGTTTCTGGTGTCGGCCCGGCGGACCTACCTGGATTTTCTAGCCCGGCCCATTATCAAGCAGCAAACCGACGGGCAGACCGTCGCCGGTTATTACTTCTACGACCTGAACGCCAAAGCGAATTACGATTTCGGCCCCAAAAACAAGCTGTACCTGAGCGGTTATTTTGGCCAGGACCGGTTTTACGCCGATGACAAGGAATCGCTGACCAAAATCAACCTCGATTGGGGGAACACCACAGCCACACTCCGCTGGAACCACCTGTTTACGCAACGGCTTTTCTCCAACCTCTCGCTGATTTTCAGCAACTATAAATTTCAGATTCGGGCGGACGAACGGGACGCAGTAACGGCAGACCTGTTTTCGCTGCGCTACAGTTCGGGTATCCGGGATTTCTCGCTGAAGTACGACGTTGACTTTTACCCGTCTCCGCAGCATTCGTTGCGGTTTGGGGTTCAGAGTACCGCACACCGCTTTACGCCCAGTGCCGTGGTGCTGCAAAATACCCTCATCAACCAGTTTACGACCGAAATCGACGCCATCGATGTGCTCGAATCGGGCTTGTATGCCGAAGATAACTGGCGACCCAACGCCCGCTGGCGCATCAACGCGGGCATCCGGCTGAGCCATTTTGTGCAGAAGCAAGTCAACTACCTCCGGCCCGAACCGCGGATTTCGGCGGCTTACATCCTTAAACCGTCGCTGTCGGTGAAGGCGTCGTATGCGCTCATGAACCAGTACGTCCACTTGCTGTCGAACACCGGGATTGGGTTGCCGACGGATTTGTGGGTACCGACTACCGATCAGGTAAAACCGCAGCAGTCGCAGCAGGTCGCCATCGGTCTGGCGAAGGATTTCAACGATCGGCAAACCGGCCGCGGTCTGACGCTCACCGTTGAGGGCTATTATAAAACCATGAACAGCATCATCAATTACCGCGAAGGGGCCAGTTTTTTGCTGGTCAACGATCCGACTTCCGCCAACCAGGTGCGGTGGGAAGACAACGTAACGGCGGGCCGGGGCTGGTCGTACGGCGGAGAGTTTCTGTTGCAGAAAAAAGCCGGGCGGTTTACCGGCTGGACCGGTTACACCCTTTCCTGGACGCAGTGGCAGTTTCCGGAGCTGAATTTTGGCCGGAAGTTTTTCCCGCGCTACGACCGGCGGCACGATATTTCGCTGGTAGGCATTTACGAGCTCAGCCCGCGCATTACCTTGTCCGGTACGTGGGTGTACGGCACGGGCAACGCCCTGACGGTGCCGCTGGCGAAGTATCAGGCCGCCACCCACCAGCCCAACCCGATCATCAACAATGACAACTCCTTTATCAACTCGTTTTTCAGCTACGGACGGGCGGTCAACGACTACAGCACCAAGAACAGCTTTCGGGCCGAAGCGTATCACCGGATGGATTTTGGCATTCAGTTTCACAAGAAGAAGCGCCGTCATGAACGCACTTGGGAGGTTAGCGTGTATAACCTCTACAACCGCCGAAACCCGTTCTTTTACCAACTAACGACCCAGACCAAAGAGCAAACCAACCAGCCGACGCGGACGGTTTTTCAACGGTATTCGGTTTTTCCCATTGTTCCGTCGGTTACGTACGGCTTTAAATTTTAG
- a CDS encoding DUF4249 domain-containing protein has product MFLRSLFLCVLTAFGITACQNLVTEVDPSNLPQMDRKLVVNGYLSPQDTVLAVSVSSSQTVLGEVVSDSVNAVRDATVQLSSEGKTVTLTFDPQQRVYTADARQFPIQTGKIYTLRVGAPGFASVTSSCTVPKAVPISDVKIDSTRTYSSPGSDPIWTYQFRAMWQDPAGEPNYYRVAGYGECLNWPPRFPSAHIDTSEAKIVMRGIIAFGRQEQFVADQNQDGQLLTSARGELPQFFDFSFYDSAEQKNYSGEHPFSRPLTIRVSVLQTDENYYRYHRARQQQRQSQNNPFAEPILMPSNIQGGLGCFAAYNRSTTELRL; this is encoded by the coding sequence ATGTTTCTTCGTTCGCTCTTTTTGTGTGTCCTGACTGCCTTCGGAATAACGGCCTGCCAGAATCTGGTCACCGAGGTTGATCCGTCGAACCTGCCCCAAATGGACCGTAAACTGGTCGTTAACGGATATCTGTCGCCCCAGGATACAGTTCTGGCCGTATCGGTATCCAGTTCCCAGACGGTTTTGGGCGAGGTAGTCAGCGATTCGGTCAACGCGGTTCGGGATGCCACGGTTCAGCTCAGCAGTGAGGGGAAAACCGTTACGCTAACCTTTGATCCGCAGCAACGGGTTTATACGGCTGACGCCCGGCAGTTTCCCATCCAAACCGGAAAAATATACACGCTCCGGGTCGGCGCGCCGGGTTTTGCATCCGTAACCAGTTCCTGTACGGTTCCGAAAGCCGTTCCGATCAGTGATGTTAAGATTGACTCCACCCGGACTTATTCCAGTCCCGGGTCTGATCCGATCTGGACGTATCAGTTTCGGGCCATGTGGCAGGACCCGGCGGGCGAACCCAATTATTACCGGGTTGCTGGCTACGGCGAATGCCTGAACTGGCCGCCCCGCTTTCCTTCCGCTCACATAGATACCAGCGAAGCAAAAATCGTAATGCGGGGCATAATCGCCTTCGGACGACAGGAGCAGTTTGTCGCGGATCAGAATCAGGACGGCCAATTGCTTACCTCAGCCCGTGGCGAGTTGCCCCAGTTTTTTGACTTCTCTTTTTACGATAGTGCTGAGCAGAAGAATTATTCCGGCGAGCATCCATTTTCCAGACCGCTGACAATCCGGGTTTCCGTGTTACAGACCGACGAGAATTACTACCGCTATCACCGGGCACGTCAGCAGCAGCGCCAATCGCAGAACAACCCGTTTGCCGAACCCATTCTGATGCCGTCGAACATTCAGGGCGGGCTGGGTTGTTTTGCGGCTTACAACCGTTCGACTACCGAACTTCGTCTGTAA